The genomic segment CTCGGAGCGCTGCTGCACCTTTTGGGGTGCGTCGGGGTATTTGGGGGGTCGGTCGGGCCGCTGCCCCCTCAGCAGCCGCGTCTggggggggccgcagcggggACCCTGCACTGCCGGGGTGGCGGCACCGTGGGGCGACGCTGCCCCATCctggccccggggccccgcggcgctgaGCCGCTGCGCCCGCCCCGGAGTGGGGCCGAGCGGCACCGGGACCCACCGGCAGGGGGCGGCACCGGGACCCACCGGCAGGAGGCGGCACCGGGACCCACCGgcagggggcggcagggggcaGCACCGGGACCCACCGGCAGGAGGCGGCACCGGGACTCCCGGCAGGGGGCAGCACCGGGACCCACCGGCAGGAGGCGGCACCGGGACCCACCGGCAGGGGGCAGCACCGGGACTCCCAGCAGGGGGCGGCACCGGGACCCACCGGCAGGAGGCGGCACCGGGACTCCCGGCAGGGGGCAGCAGCGGGAcgcagcggcggggccggcagggggcgcggtgccgccgccgcggccgctcgggctcccgctgccgcggccgctcggtggcggcggcgcaggcggcagcggcggcggcagcggcggcggcggcggcggcggcggcggcggcgcagacaaaggcgcgggcggcggggccatgggcggccgggcggcgccatgaggcggcggcggcggcggcggcggggggcagcatggccgcggcgggcggcggcggcggcgcggggcggcgggggctgctgAAGCGGAAGCCCAACTTCACGCTGCAGGAGATCGACATCCTCATGAGCGAGGTGCTCAAGTACGAGCAGCTGCTCTTCGGCGCCGCCGCCAGCACCGTCAACGCCTACGAGAAGCAGAAGATCTGGTGGCGCATCACCAACAAGATCAACGCGGCGGGCCGCAACCAGCGCGACATCGGCGAGGTGAAGAACCGCTGGCGGGGCCTGCGCCGCCGCGCCAACGACAAGATCACCCGGCACCGGCAGGAGCGgcaggcgcccgccgccgccgcccccccccgcgccgccgccgccgccgccggcccccgcgccgcgcccggccccggccccggtcccggccccggctgggccctgcgcgccgccgccggcctcgagccgccgctcgccgccgtcGAGGTGGTCGCGCCGCACGGTGggtgcgcggcgggcgggggggggggaagtgggaCGGGACGCGGGGGGGACCGCGACGGGCACGGGGGGGACCGGGACAGGACGTGGGGGACCGGGATAGGGACCGGGATGGGGaccggggggacggggacacaggggaACCAGGACtgggacagggacacggggagACCAGGACAGGGACTGGGATTTTGGGAACTGGGACCAGGACATTGGGGGACGGGGACGTGAGGGACCAGGACTGGGACAGGGACACAGGCAGACCAGGACAGGGACTGGGATTTTGGGAACTGGGACCAGGACATTGGGGGACGGGGACGTGAGGGACCAGGACTgggacagggacacagggagACCAGGACAGGGACTGGGATTTTGGGAACTGGGACCGGGACattgggggacagggacatgaggGACCATGAccgggatggggacacagggggactgGGAGGGGGACAGCGGGAACTGGGATAGGGACCgggacatggggggacagggacatgaggGACTGGGACAGGGAGAACTGGGGTGGGACACGGGGAACCAGGACAGGGACTGGGATGTGGGGAATTGGgacaggacagggatggggacatgaggAACCAGGACTGGGACAGGGACACAGGGGGACCAGGGCAGGGACCAGAGCAGGGGGAattgggacagggatggggggggacAAAACAGGGCACGGGGGGAGCAGGACCAGGACAGGGACGGTGACATGGGAGGACTGGGAcaggcactggggggggggaccAAGACCAGGACAGGGACAAGGgacatgcggggggggggggcaggagaaggGACACAGGGGTGTGCAGGGGGACAGAGACCAGGACGTGGGGGGGAACCAGGTCCGGGACAAGGCACTTGGGAGCACAGGGAGCAGCACAGGGGCAGGGACTGGAGCCGGAAGGAGGGACACGGCACTGGGATGGGGGGAACAGGGACCAGGACAGGGGATGGGGGCAGGTCTGGGAGCGGGACAGCACCTCCGTGGACACGGGGACCCCCAGCCGGGAGGAGCGTCCCAGCGGGGGCAGCTCGGCTCGTCCCCTTCCCTCAGGGACGTATTTCTGCCGGGGCTTCCCGCGGGGGAGCGAAGGGTTAAACCCCCCCTCGGCAGCCCCCGCTTTCGGGAGGAAAAAGCCGTGCCAGCGTCCGTCTTTCGGCACCGGGATCAGACCCAAATCGCTAAttagccgccgccgccccgacaAGCAGGAGGGCGTCACGCAGGTGCGGCgaggccgcggctcccggcggcggatCCGTGCCGAGCCTCGGCCGGCAGCGGTGACGGTGCCGGAGGGACCTCGCTGGGGGCCGCGCGGAGCAAAgcccggcggggggggaggtgggaggcCGCGGGCGCCCGGCCGTCCTCGGCGTCCCCCGTCCGGAAAGAAGCGGAGGTGGAGGAAGCGATGAGTCCCAGCGCAGCCGTGACCCCTGGCACTCCTGGGTTGCTAATCCCTCCATGTCTCGCGGCACTTCCAGAATAGCTCCGATGCCCTCGGCACCGCTGGGGACGGAGCTGCTCGGGGACGGTCCCCGTGCCTGCGGTTTGCACCACGGCTGGCGACGCTCGGGGATGTTTCCCAGGCAGTGCGGCCGGTCCGAAGCGATGCGCTCGGCATCGGCCCCCGGGGTGATGCCGCAGGGGCTCCGAAGGGATCGGGGTTTATTTGCACCCAtagcaggggggggggggggacccggtgCCGCTCTCGGCGCGTGGTGACCTGCTCTCTCTGCCCCGGCCAGGCGTGAAGGAGGAGGCGGTGAAGGAGGAGCCGGTGGAGGTGAAGACCGAACCGTACCACGCGCCCACCTCGGAGAGCGGCCACGCGCGGGCGGCTCCGGAGCGACGGCTGCCGCGCGGCAATGCCCCCGCTCCCGGCGAGCTGCGCGAAGGCTGGAGCCGGAGCCCTCCGCACCCCTCGCAACCCGAActctccggcggcggcggcggcagcgagccgGGCGGGCAGCAGGAGCCGCTGGGCTCCGATTTCACGAGCATCATCTTCGAGCAGGACGCCGTCGAGCACCTCACTAACTGCGGCGTGGGCGAGCCGGGTGGCGCCGGCACCGTGCCGCTCTCGGAGCGGGGACCCGAAAGCGCCCGCCTCAGCCTAGCCGAAAAGCGCATCATCCAGTCCAACGAGCAGCTGGTGCAGGAGGTGCGAGCTTTCCGGCGCGAGTACGCCGAGAGCCGCCGCGAGACGGCCTCCGTCCTGCGCATCATCGCCGAGGCGCTGAGCGGCGTCAGCAGCAGCCTGGCCCAAATCCGCGATCTCTACCTCCGCGAGCAGGCGGCCCCCAAGCCCTGAGCCGTCCCGCAGCTggctgtggggttgggggggggggggggggggctgctccggCCTCACCGGGACGCACGGACACAGGATGGCGCGCGCCCGCTCGGCCCGGCGCGCGGGAATCGGGGCTGGCTTTTTCCCGCGCCCGGTTTTCTTTTAgtccttccccccccacacacaccccgtaATAAAACTCTGAACTGGCCGCGGGGTTTCCCCCGTCTCTGCTCCCGCTCGGAGCCGGGATCTCTCCCACCCTGGCCGAATCCTGCTGGAAAAAGCCACCgggctgggaaggggctgcccaAAATTAGGAGCTGCCAGGGCAGACGGGACCTCAACCCCGGCACTTTTTGGAGGAGAGGGAAGCGCCTGGGCTTGTTTCCAGCTCGGCGCGGCTGCTTTTCCGgaggtgccggggctgcttttcGGAGGCGTCAGGTGGTTGCGATCCcgggggaccggggggggggggggggggccgcgtccCGCTGTCCCGCGCTGAGCGTAGCAGATGGGGCCGGGACTTTCCCGGTTTTCCTGAAGCCCTCTCCTCCATGGCCGCTCTGGAGGGATTCACCTGGCTTTTCTCCAGCCCGGGCATCGCAGCAGGATCGGTGCCGGCCAGCGAGAAGGGGATTAGCCTGCGGAGGGGAGCGGGAGCAGCGGCGCaagccgctggggggggggggagcaggggatcCGCCGGGCCCAAATTTAGATGCCGGCGGGTTTTGCCTCGTCTCCCCTCGGAGCCGGCGGAGGGCGAGATGAATCACGCCGCGAACAGCTGCCCGGAGCGGCCGGGTGAATCACGCTCTCCGATTGCCCGGCTCTCCCCGCCGGCTATAAAGGGAGACGATTCCTGGCTCCGTCGGTGCAGGGAGGGGGCTAAATTTGGCCGGGTGAATCTTTTTCCCCGTCCTGCATCCCCGGAGCTGGGATTTACAACCGGGGCTGATTTTTCTATCCCGAGTGGCAGGGGCCGAGCTGGCAGCCGGGAGCAGCTCGGAGCGATTCCCCGCTGCGGCTCCGCTCCCGATTGCGGGCCGATCCCCCGACCGAATCCCTTGGGGACGGCAACGGAGCTGGTGGTTACCCAATCTAAGgactaaaatagaaaataaatccaCCTTTCCCGATCCCTCCCAAGCCGGAGGCCGGATGCAGGCGGTGCCCCCGGTGCATCCCTGGATCCCTCCCGGTGCGCGGAGACGTGGCCGAGCGAGGCACTGACACGGGACGCCGGCGGGAGGGCGCAGACACGGACGTTTTAATGCTGGGAACGAGCCTGCGGGTGGGAGAAAGGGGCCAAATCCCAAAACGGAGAGGGgatagcgggggggggggggggggatgcacgGGAGCCCCTCGGAGCGTCTCCTTCGGGCGCCCGCCGGCCGGAGCAGCGTCTGCCGACCGCGGAGGTGCCCACAAAGATCCCAGTGTCCCGGCACCCGGCGCCCGCACAAGAGCCGCTTTGTGCCGCCggcgccggctccggctccggcccggcACGCGGTGGGAGGGGGGGGAGTCCTGGGGGGGCTCGTCCTTACCGGTGCCgccatggggaaaggagggggggcgACATGCCCCCAGCCCAGCCGGGGTGCAGCCGGGGGGTGATgccgggggggtccggggggggggggggtgctcagGCCCCCGGGTAGCTGGGCTGTGCCGGGACGtagggcggcggcgctgcggaaAGAGCTGGGATTTAGCCCCAAATGGAGCCCGGAAGGGCCAGCGGCggattttggagggggggggtgggggggtctcaCCTGTGGGGTTGTACACGGGGGGTCCGGGCGGGTAGAGCGGGTActgggcggcggggggcggccggcgggtaCATGGCCATGGGGGCGAAGCCGGgctgggggggcgccgggccggcttTGGGGTCGGCGGCGTagggggggccgggggcgacGGGGTAGCTCGACAGCGGGATCTCCgggcctgccgggggggggggggacggacggacacGCGGGGCTGGGTGCTGCCACCCCTGGGGATGGGGCCCGCCGTGTCCCGGGAGGCGCCCGCGGGTGTCTGCGGCCCTCGAGGGGTGCACCTGCACGCCAAaatccccccctgcacccccaatccccccaccccaaatccttcAGGACTCCCCTGCACCCCAtatccctccctgcacccccaatACCCCACCCCAATCCCTGCAGGACCCTCTCTGCACCCCAattcccccccaaacccccaatcCCCCACCCCAATTCTTGCAGGACCCCCCCTGCACCGCCAATCCCCCACCCCAATCCCTGCAGGATCCccctgcaccccaaatccccccctgcaccccaatCCCCCACCCCAATCCCTGCAggaccccccctgcacccccatatccccccctGCACCGCCAATCCCCCACCCCAATCCCTGCAGGATCCccctgcaccccaaatccccccctgcaccctaatcccccaccccaacccctgcaggacccccctgcaccccccatatccccccctgcacccccaatcCCCCACCCCAATCCCTGCaggacccccctgcacccccatatccccccctgcacccccaatcCCCCACCCCAATCCCTGCAGGACCCtcctgcaccccaaatcccccctgcacccccaatcCCCTCACCCCAATCCCTGCAGGACCCCCCCGAACCCCCAATCCCCACCCCAAtccctgcagccccctccctccctgcaccccaatCCCCCACCCTAATTCTTGCAGGATCCCTTCCGGCACCCCAAATCcttccccctgcacccccaaTCCCCCAAACTGCACCCCCGCTGGCCCCCACCCTGCACCCCAAACCCTTCCGCCCGCACCGCCAAGCCCCCACCATgcaccccacatcccccccccccgcaccccacaccccccccccaaaccttgcAGGGGCGTCCGCAGGTGCTGCCGCCGCTGGTACAGGTAGCAGCAGGAGCACATGAAGCAGCAGACGATGGTGGTGACGATGGCGAGGAAGAGCACCACGGCCGAGGCGATGCCCGCGATGGTCttggggctgcggggcgccgccgggggcgTGGGAGGGGGCACCGCCAGcgcagcgacccccccccccaaaaaataaaccCACCTAGGCACCCGCCGGGCACCCGGTGCATCCAGCCCCGCACCGGAGGCAGAGCCGTGCAGCCCGGCACCCAAAAGCCGGCGCCCGGCACCCAAAAGCCGGCGCCCGGCACCCAAAACCTGGCAGCTAGCACCCAAAAGCCAGCACCCACCACCCAAAACCTGGCAGCTAGCACCCAAAACCCGGCGCCCACCACCCAAAACCCGGCACCCACCACCCAAAACCTGGCAGCTAGCACCCAAAACCCGGCACCCAGCACCCAAAACCTGGCACCCGGCACCCAAAACCCGGCACCCAGCACCCAAAACCCGGCACCCAGCACCCAAAACCTGGCACCCGGCACCCAAAACCTGGCACCCGGCACCCAAAACCCGGTGCCCAGCACCCAAAACCTGGCAGCTAGCACCCAAAACCTGGCACCCGGCACCCAAAACCCGGCGCCCAGCACCCAAAACCTGGCAGCTAGCACACAAAACCTGGCACCCAGCACCAAAACCCAGCGCCCAGCACCCAAAACCCGGCACCCAGCACCCAAAACCTGGCGCCCAGCACCCAAAACCTGGCAGCTAGCACACAAAACCTGGCACCCAGCACCCAAAACCCAGCGCCCAGCACCCAAAACCCGGCACCCAGCACCCAAAACCTGGCGCCCAGCACCCAAAACCCTGCGCCCAGCACCCAAAACCCTGCGCCCAGCACCCACCTGAAGGCCAGGCAGTGCCGCTGCTGGCGCTCGGTGATGAGGCGCAGCGGGTCGCGGCAGCAGTAGCGCTGGTGGCAGGTGCCGCAGCAGAAGGTGAAGAAGTCGCAGTCGAAGCCGGGGTGCCACGAGCCGTTCCGGTCCACGTACCACAGGCAGTCCTCGCCCCCCGCCGCTGGGGGACAGGCGCCCGTCACCGGCGCCTCGGGGCGCGCCGCTCCCGCCGGGCCTGCAGCCCTGCCAGCTCTCGGGGGACCCTGCCCCCAAAAGCCAGCCGCGGCAGCCCCCCCTCCACGCACCCCACAGCCCGCGTTCCCACTGcatccggcccccccccccacctccgctgCATCcggccctcctgccccccctaAATCCCTGCCTCATCCTGCCCCATGTCCCCCATTCCCACTGCATCCTACTCCCCTGCCCCCTAATTTCCCACTGTATTCTGCCCCATGCCCCCCATTCCACTGCAACCTGCCCCCCCCGCCCACTGCATCCTGCCCCCCAATTCCCCACTGCATCCCACCTCCTTGCCCCCCAGTTCCCCACTGCATCCTGCCCCGTGTCCCCAATTCCCCACTGCATCCTGCCCCGTCTCCCCTAATTTCCCACTGTATTCTGCCCCCCAATCCCACTgcatcctgccccccaaccccactGCTCCACTGTATCCTGCCCCCAAATACCCCACTGCATCCCACCTCCCTGCCCCCTAATTCCCCACTGCATCCTGCCCCGTGTCCCCTAATTTCCCACTGtatctgccccccctgcccactGCATCTTGCCCCCAAGTACCCCACTGCATCCCACCTCCCTGCCCCTAATTCCCCACTGCATcctgcccctctgccctccccaatATCCCACTGcatcctgcctcctgccccctATGTTCCACTGCatcctgccctgctgccctcccaaTATCCCACTGCATCCTGCCCCATGTCCCCCATTCCCCACTGcatcctgcctcctgcccccaatACCCCACTGCATCCCACCTCCCTGCCCCCTAATTCCacactgcatcccaccccatgtCCCCCATTCCCCACTGCATCCTGCCCCACGTCCCCCATTCCCTACTGCATCCTGCCCCTCACCCCACTGCATCCCACCCTCCTGCCCCCTAAATCCCCACTGCATCCTGCCCACACCCCCCCATTCCCCACGGCGTCCTGCCCCCCGGGTGGCCCTGTCGGGCCTCGCCGAGCCCAGGCCCGGCTGCCGTCCGGGAATGGGAACGGGAACAAGAACGCCTCCCCGCTCTATTTCTGGCTGGTGCCACCTGCGAGCCCAGAAATAGCCTGGGGGACGAGGACTTCGGGAACGGCAGGAGGAAACGCGGCACCCAGGGAGCGGCGGCCGGGAGCCTCGGCGGCGCGTCCCATTCCCCCGCGGAGCACCCCGAGTGGCTTCGCTGGGGGCTAATACGGGGCTGAGCCGCTCGCTGGCTGCCGTGACCCTGAGCCCCTTGCGCAGGTGGGGAACTGAGGCACATAGGGCATGCGGAGAAATGCCCTCGGCACCCGCGCTTTGCTTTTGCGGCACCAAAAGCCGGAAAAACATGGCTGGGAACATCCTGGCGGATCCCAAACCAACCAGGCCCCGGAGGGAGAGAGCATCTCCCCGGCACCCAGGgagccccgcaggcccccggGGCCGCCAGGTCCCGAAACCGCCATCGCCGACCGGAAAAGCCAACATCACCCCAATGCCCTCGGGGAAGAGGCAGCTCCGGGGCAATCGGCTGGGCCTGGAAGTGGCACGATCCAGCCGGGGCGGCCCGGGAAAAGGGGAAAGCGTCTCCCAGCTGGCATGACCTCCAAGTGCTCTCCCTACCCCGGATCCACCGCGGTCGCTGGGCTGAGACGGCTCGGCACCCGAAAAACCGCTCCGGCCAAAGGTAATTCCCAGGCGGAGGAAAACAGTCCCGACTTGGCGAGTGGGATCGGCGACTGGAGCAGCAGGGAACGGGCTGCCGCAAACCCCTGGAGCAACCGTGCCGGTGCGGCAACACGGCCGCGAACGCCGGCTTGACACCGCTGTGGCCGTGCCGGGGAGGGGACATGGACCCCGACCCCACCGCCACGGGGGGGACGGAGCCGGGGGCAGCCAATGTGGCAGGATCCCGTCCCGGCATCGCCGAGGTGCCCCATGGACGCAACAGGCGGCGCTGGGCCCCCAACCCAACTGCCCAGGGTGCCCCACCGATGCAACGAGCAGCATCGGGC from the Apteryx mantelli isolate bAptMan1 chromosome 25, bAptMan1.hap1, whole genome shotgun sequence genome contains:
- the LOC136994206 gene encoding myb-related transcription factor, partner of profilin-like gives rise to the protein MAAAGGGGGAGRRGLLKRKPNFTLQEIDILMSEVLKYEQLLFGAAASTVNAYEKQKIWWRITNKINAAGRNQRDIGEVKNRWRGLRRRANDKITRHRQERQAPAAAAPPRAAAAAAGPRAAPGPGPGPGPGWALRAAAGLEPPLAAVEVVAPHGVKEEAVKEEPVEVKTEPYHAPTSESGHARAAPERRLPRGNAPAPGELREGWSRSPPHPSQPELSGGGGGSEPGGQQEPLGSDFTSIIFEQDAVEHLTNCGVGEPGGAGTVPLSERGPESARLSLAEKRIIQSNEQLVQEVRAFRREYAESRRETASVLRIIAEALSGVSSSLAQIRDLYLREQAAPKP
- the SHISA4 gene encoding LOW QUALITY PROTEIN: protein shisa-4 (The sequence of the model RefSeq protein was modified relative to this genomic sequence to represent the inferred CDS: deleted 1 base in 1 codon), with protein sequence MRRPGPPHPTGTAASRPPSTGAAAPGPAPGPPRRRRRRRLPEHRAPPGRSGAPNPARLPGGSGAAGSGSPGPRSQDGAGGTGTGWPLAGTVLVAVATSLAAGGEDCLWYVDRNGSWHPGFDCDFFTFCCGTCHQRYCCRDPLRLITERQQRHCLAFSPKTIAGIASAVVLFLAIVTTIVCCFMCSCCYLYQRRQHLRTPLQGPEIPLSSYPVAPGPPYAADPKAGPAPPQPGFAPMAMYPPAAPAAQYPLYPPGPPVYNPTAPPPYVPAQPSYPGA